A single Parabacteroides timonensis DNA region contains:
- a CDS encoding TonB-dependent receptor, whose amino-acid sequence MRLTTLALIVFSLTVSATVYSQKTKLSLDVKNQSIKEVLYLIENQSGFRFIYESDKINLDKKVSVRAKDQTVEMILKRLFEKEGVSYIVTENNLILINPAEKKEYAALPVPITSQENKRITGIVRDETGEPVIGANVIEKGTTNGTVTDMDGRFSLEVQNKAVLLVSYIGYTQKEITVGNKSTVNIELSENTKELDEIVVVGYGSVKKRDLTGSVSQLSSSTIQNQAVMKDPMQALQGKIPGADITMGNAPGSASTIVIRGYNSINAGNDPLIVVDDAPFAGKIDEINPAEIESIDVLKDASSTAIYGSRGANGVIIITTKRAQKDARLTINYDGYVGVSKSFKNYDMMSGEKYADWKRVANYGKTDKEIFDDIQLNALNSGQFVDWQDLMFSGTGYKTDHNVSINQSNGRNRNMLVLGYNKDQSIIDNMGYERFSARINGDMELAKNFTVGYSSLLALTTRNNGDNSVWKYGTVLDPLTEVYDENGDMRFYNSGWYQTVLHSNPMFDTHKDNVDNKEKRSRVLLNLYADWEIIRGLKFRTSLTYGLSSIENGVYKSSTSQARQLASPSAEYKKTNEQQITFTNVLNYRKVLNEHSFDVSLVHDMQTDKSEQVGLTGQDMPYYGSWFNVNEAPDVFTRLASVRKWALLSFMGRINYTFKDRYLLTLTGRYDGSSRLAKGNKWDFFPSVALAWRMNDETFLRDVEWLSNLKLRLSWGNSGNTAISEYATQGALGKYVYYFGTTEQSAMGYLPTELANNLLGWERTEEYNVGFDFGFLNNRISGSVDGYIRNTHDLLMKRNLPVTTGYEFTWQNVGKTRNSGIEVALNTVPVVTKDFRWTVDFSFGYNKNEIVELFNGKEDSPGNKWFIGQPLYVERLYKYAGVWQYGEEAEAAKYSREPGAPKVEDVNNNGKYDQDDLFTYNKIPKWTAGLSTGLYYKNFDLNIYFYTRQKYGQVLGLLTDEAGSTRYNHLNVDFWTPDNPTNACPKPAITNPQDLLVSSDYAYRDLSFIRLKNINLGYTLPKEISKKFYSEKFRVYFMVENPYTWTKSDYVGLDPENCNSYTDHRPLTSFIFGVNASF is encoded by the coding sequence ATGAGATTAACAACATTGGCTTTGATTGTATTCTCACTCACTGTCTCAGCTACCGTTTATTCTCAAAAAACGAAGTTGTCATTAGATGTGAAGAATCAGTCGATAAAAGAAGTTCTTTACCTGATAGAAAACCAGTCCGGTTTTAGGTTTATTTATGAAAGCGATAAGATCAATCTGGATAAAAAAGTATCTGTTCGTGCAAAAGATCAGACAGTAGAAATGATTTTAAAACGTCTTTTCGAAAAAGAAGGTGTAAGTTATATTGTGACAGAAAATAACCTTATTCTAATTAATCCGGCAGAGAAAAAAGAATATGCAGCTTTACCTGTTCCTATAACATCTCAGGAAAATAAACGTATTACCGGTATTGTCAGGGATGAAACGGGCGAACCTGTTATTGGAGCCAATGTAATAGAGAAGGGGACGACCAATGGAACGGTAACGGACATGGATGGCCGTTTTTCTTTGGAAGTTCAGAATAAGGCTGTTTTATTAGTTTCCTATATTGGGTATACACAAAAAGAGATAACAGTTGGTAATAAATCGACGGTTAACATCGAATTGTCGGAGAACACAAAAGAGCTGGACGAAATAGTCGTTGTCGGTTATGGCTCCGTAAAGAAACGTGATTTAACCGGTTCTGTATCTCAGCTCTCGTCTTCAACTATTCAGAACCAGGCGGTAATGAAAGATCCTATGCAGGCTTTGCAAGGAAAGATCCCCGGTGCTGATATAACGATGGGAAATGCACCGGGTTCTGCTTCTACGATTGTCATTCGTGGATATAATTCGATCAATGCAGGAAACGATCCGCTGATCGTTGTTGATGATGCTCCGTTTGCAGGAAAGATCGATGAGATCAATCCGGCAGAGATAGAGTCGATAGATGTTTTGAAAGATGCATCTTCAACTGCTATTTATGGTTCACGCGGAGCGAATGGAGTTATTATCATTACTACTAAGCGTGCGCAGAAAGATGCCCGGTTGACTATCAATTATGATGGCTATGTCGGTGTTTCCAAGTCGTTCAAGAATTATGATATGATGAGTGGTGAAAAATATGCCGATTGGAAGAGAGTTGCTAATTACGGAAAAACAGATAAAGAGATCTTCGATGATATTCAATTGAATGCTCTAAACTCCGGACAGTTTGTCGATTGGCAGGATCTCATGTTCAGTGGGACAGGATATAAAACAGATCACAATGTAAGTATCAATCAATCGAACGGACGTAATCGGAATATGTTGGTATTGGGTTATAATAAAGATCAGAGTATTATCGATAATATGGGGTATGAACGTTTTTCTGCTCGTATTAATGGAGATATGGAACTGGCTAAGAATTTTACTGTCGGTTATTCTTCTCTATTGGCTTTGACTACCCGTAATAACGGTGATAACAGTGTGTGGAAGTATGGAACAGTACTGGATCCGTTGACGGAAGTATATGATGAGAACGGAGATATGCGTTTCTATAATAGCGGCTGGTATCAGACTGTATTGCATTCAAATCCGATGTTTGATACCCATAAGGATAATGTCGATAATAAAGAAAAGCGTAGCCGGGTACTTTTGAACTTATATGCAGACTGGGAAATAATTAGAGGATTGAAATTCCGTACAAGTCTGACGTATGGATTGTCGTCTATCGAGAACGGCGTTTACAAAAGTTCGACCTCGCAGGCACGTCAATTGGCATCTCCTTCAGCAGAATACAAAAAGACGAATGAACAGCAGATCACGTTTACAAATGTATTGAACTATAGAAAGGTTTTGAATGAGCATAGTTTCGATGTTTCATTGGTACATGATATGCAGACTGATAAATCTGAACAGGTAGGTTTGACCGGGCAGGATATGCCTTATTATGGTTCTTGGTTTAACGTAAATGAAGCACCGGATGTATTTACTCGTTTGGCTTCCGTTCGTAAATGGGCTTTGTTATCGTTTATGGGAAGAATTAATTATACATTTAAGGATCGCTATTTGTTGACATTAACCGGTCGTTACGATGGCTCTTCCCGTCTGGCTAAAGGTAATAAATGGGATTTTTTCCCGTCCGTAGCTTTGGCCTGGCGTATGAATGACGAAACTTTCCTTAGGGATGTGGAGTGGTTATCGAACCTGAAATTGCGTTTGAGCTGGGGTAACTCAGGTAATACGGCTATTTCCGAATACGCAACTCAGGGTGCTTTAGGTAAATACGTTTATTATTTTGGAACAACCGAGCAGTCAGCAATGGGATACCTGCCGACTGAATTAGCCAATAATCTGTTAGGATGGGAGCGGACCGAAGAATATAATGTCGGTTTCGATTTCGGTTTCCTGAATAACCGGATCAGCGGTTCGGTCGACGGATATATCCGGAACACCCACGATTTGTTGATGAAGCGTAATTTGCCGGTTACCACCGGATATGAATTTACCTGGCAGAATGTAGGCAAAACTCGTAATTCGGGTATTGAAGTCGCTTTAAACACTGTACCTGTTGTAACTAAGGATTTTCGTTGGACTGTTGATTTTTCTTTCGGCTATAACAAAAACGAAATTGTCGAATTATTCAATGGTAAGGAAGACAGCCCCGGTAATAAATGGTTTATCGGTCAGCCTCTTTATGTAGAACGGCTGTATAAATATGCAGGAGTTTGGCAATACGGTGAAGAAGCAGAAGCGGCTAAATATTCCCGTGAACCGGGAGCACCTAAAGTTGAGGATGTAAATAATAATGGTAAATACGATCAGGACGACCTGTTTACGTATAATAAGATACCGAAGTGGACTGCCGGTCTTTCCACCGGGTTGTATTATAAAAACTTCGATCTGAATATTTATTTCTATACACGTCAAAAATACGGTCAGGTACTGGGGCTATTGACTGACGAAGCAGGTTCAACTCGTTACAATCATCTGAATGTTGATTTCTGGACGCCGGATAATCCAACTAATGCATGTCCGAAACCGGCAATAACCAATCCGCAGGATTTGTTGGTATCGAGTGATTATGCTTACAGGGATTTATCGTTCATTCGATTGAAAAATATCAATTTAGGCTATACATTGCCTAAAGAGATTTCCAAGAAGTTTTATAGTGAGAAGTTCAGGGTGTATTTTATGGTCGAAAATCCTTATACATGGACAAAGAGCGATTACGTCGGACTAGACCCGGAGAATTGTAACAGTTATACCGATCACCGTCCTTTAACCTCATTTATCTTCGGGGTAAATGCAAGTTTTTAA
- a CDS encoding FecR family protein: MEEKERISEHIINYFLEGGDMDSTLDTWLKENESNKKDFYQYKRIWQESGRYTGSATFDENNAWMKIDEINQKKENKRTLLRNLLYTVSGVAASVLVIFVLSFWGILDKQSNVMVSMTADYGSRSEVVLPDGSTVKLNAGSNLVYSYNSKEKIREVDFRGEAFFDVSKSKTPFVVNLANGLKVKVWGTSFNLRAYTDDELVQASLVEGCIELNHDDDKLIMNAGEMAIFNKQTDQIERVSGILSHSYSWLENKLYMDNMSLSEVCKYLSRWYNVNITVNKKLGDSIHYNGVIQEETIIDILEALSRLSNISFQVKGKNISITSK; the protein is encoded by the coding sequence ATGGAGGAAAAGGAGCGTATAAGCGAACATATAATAAACTATTTTCTGGAAGGAGGCGATATGGATTCGACTTTGGATACATGGCTGAAGGAAAATGAGTCTAATAAAAAAGACTTCTACCAATATAAACGTATCTGGCAGGAGTCCGGGCGCTATACTGGTTCTGCAACATTTGATGAGAATAATGCATGGATGAAGATCGATGAGATTAACCAGAAAAAGGAAAACAAACGAACGCTTCTGAGGAATCTTTTGTATACAGTATCGGGGGTTGCAGCTTCCGTATTGGTTATATTCGTACTTTCTTTCTGGGGAATTTTGGATAAACAATCAAATGTAATGGTGAGTATGACGGCTGATTATGGTAGTCGTTCGGAAGTCGTATTACCGGATGGGTCGACGGTCAAACTCAATGCCGGCTCGAATCTGGTCTATTCTTATAATTCAAAAGAAAAGATCAGGGAGGTTGATTTTCGGGGAGAAGCATTCTTTGATGTATCGAAAAGTAAAACACCGTTTGTCGTGAATCTGGCTAACGGTTTAAAAGTAAAAGTGTGGGGAACTTCCTTTAATTTGCGTGCGTATACTGACGATGAACTTGTTCAGGCCTCTTTGGTGGAGGGCTGTATTGAATTGAATCATGACGATGATAAATTGATCATGAATGCCGGTGAGATGGCTATCTTTAATAAGCAGACTGATCAGATTGAACGGGTTTCAGGAATTTTATCGCATTCATATAGCTGGCTGGAGAATAAGTTATATATGGATAATATGTCCCTGTCGGAAGTCTGCAAATATTTATCGAGATGGTATAATGTAAATATAACTGTAAATAAGAAGTTGGGAGATAGTATTCATTATAACGGAGTGATTCAGGAAGAAACAATTATAGATATATTGGAAGCTTTGTCACGTTTAAGTAATATAAGTTTTCAAGTGAAAGGAAAGAATATAAGTATAACCTCTAAATAA
- a CDS encoding RNA polymerase sigma factor yields the protein MFDTQITDEYLIERIGNNDYNSYSSLFDRYYVRLCQYVYGLLMDKDDTEDVVQELFLSLWKNRSKIEIRENASAYLYKMAKYFALNQIRTKSRYTTFPENQEQYHLYYEENQLEADEFRVALYDCIDRLPERSREVLLLHRIKGLKQKEISEKLTISVKTIKNQIWISLQKLRKCLELKGM from the coding sequence ATGTTTGATACACAAATTACAGATGAGTATTTGATAGAGAGGATTGGAAATAATGATTATAATAGCTATAGCAGCTTGTTTGATCGTTATTATGTCCGTTTGTGTCAATATGTATATGGCTTGTTGATGGATAAAGATGATACGGAGGATGTTGTTCAGGAACTATTCCTAAGCTTATGGAAAAACCGGTCAAAAATAGAGATCAGAGAAAATGCATCTGCTTATCTTTATAAAATGGCAAAATATTTTGCATTGAATCAGATCCGGACAAAAAGTCGTTATACTACTTTTCCAGAAAATCAGGAGCAATATCATTTATATTATGAGGAAAACCAATTAGAAGCCGATGAATTTCGTGTTGCCCTTTATGATTGTATCGATCGACTCCCGGAAAGAAGTCGTGAGGTGTTGTTGCTTCACAGGATAAAAGGTCTGAAGCAAAAAGAAATATCAGAAAAGTTAACTATTTCGGTCAAGACCATTAAAAATCAAATATGGATTTCCCTTCAAAAGCTGAGAAAATGCCTTGAGCTAAAAGGTATGTGA
- a CDS encoding ABC transporter permease: MNNLLNIKSFLKFLSRNKAYTAIDVFGLSVSLMFVILIAVYTVQELSVDKYHTNKDRICVLFNEKGPTSALPIAYRLQERYPEIEQVCPVITSNVGNQMVTANDKKLRAKTVLADSCFFNFFSFKLLEGDKNRVLENTRNVVLSRTFANKLFGTDDPVGQSVLIGDSASYLVSGIMEDIKRSSIPYADIIIRVERAEEYNEYISMTNPMNAGSTVVFLKIKPGADLMSKIPDILDYFKERYWIYKQEMFKIVDLISLNDLYFTDINENGAINTGNKQFVIVLLSVGILILIFAIFNYINLTVAQAGQRAKEMATRRLLGSTRGELFSRLMVESTLLTFISFGIGWLLAQAAVPFVNDLLQTRIELAATFTLVWIIGAIVLILLIGLLSGLLPAILISSVKPIDIVRGTFRRQTKMVFSKVFITFQNAITIAMIAASIVMILQSYYLINAPLGYNTKNILEVSNNFANKSDYNAAIDEFSRQSYIKHVGLTAGMPMSGSNNMSSDYEGKFLGFQQFIMDSTAFNMLGYEIIVENHLAENSWYITEKGMKDMDLPQDAPNFSWDKNATPIAGVVRNFQQGNITDNTRPAMLRIDKRSDFFPWSILLEVEGNPYTAYQKIREIHKDISGGLDFDGSFLDEQVQKSFEAEVRTTKIVSIFAGIAILISMLGLLAMSTYFIRQRSQEVAIRKVFGSDNQGILYRLVSSFLIYVGIAFIIATPVIWYFMNQWLSGYSYRISLNPLIFIASGIFCLLISFVTVFFQSYKAANTNPVTSIANK, from the coding sequence ATGAACAATTTATTAAACATAAAATCATTCCTGAAATTTCTCAGCAGGAATAAAGCCTATACAGCCATCGATGTATTCGGGTTGTCTGTATCGCTGATGTTTGTTATATTGATAGCCGTTTATACGGTGCAGGAATTGTCGGTCGATAAATACCATACCAATAAAGATCGTATTTGTGTCCTGTTTAATGAAAAAGGGCCGACTTCGGCTTTGCCAATCGCCTATCGCTTGCAAGAACGCTATCCGGAGATCGAACAAGTCTGCCCTGTCATTACCAGCAACGTCGGAAATCAGATGGTGACAGCGAATGATAAGAAACTAAGGGCAAAGACTGTTCTTGCCGATTCCTGTTTCTTCAATTTCTTTTCTTTCAAGCTACTTGAAGGGGATAAAAACCGGGTACTGGAGAACACGAGAAATGTTGTCCTTTCACGTACCTTTGCCAATAAGCTGTTCGGGACAGACGATCCGGTGGGACAAAGCGTCCTTATCGGCGATTCCGCCTCCTATCTGGTAAGCGGTATCATGGAAGATATCAAAAGATCGAGCATTCCTTACGCTGATATCATCATCCGTGTGGAGCGCGCCGAAGAGTACAATGAGTATATCAGCATGACAAACCCCATGAATGCCGGCTCGACAGTCGTTTTCCTGAAGATAAAACCCGGTGCCGACCTGATGTCGAAAATACCGGATATCCTTGACTATTTTAAGGAGAGATATTGGATTTATAAGCAGGAAATGTTTAAAATTGTAGATTTGATATCGTTGAATGACTTGTATTTTACTGATATAAATGAAAATGGTGCCATCAATACCGGCAACAAGCAGTTTGTAATAGTTTTATTATCCGTCGGTATCCTGATCCTGATCTTTGCCATATTCAACTACATCAACCTGACGGTTGCTCAGGCCGGCCAGCGGGCCAAAGAGATGGCAACGAGGCGCCTGTTGGGATCGACGCGCGGAGAACTGTTCTCTCGCCTGATGGTGGAATCGACGCTGCTGACGTTCATCTCCTTCGGGATAGGCTGGTTGTTGGCACAAGCGGCTGTACCTTTTGTGAACGATCTGTTGCAGACACGTATCGAGCTGGCGGCTACTTTTACACTGGTCTGGATCATTGGTGCAATAGTTTTGATTTTATTGATCGGTTTACTTTCCGGATTACTGCCGGCTATTTTGATATCGTCGGTGAAGCCGATCGATATAGTGCGTGGCACGTTCCGTCGGCAGACCAAGATGGTCTTCAGCAAAGTGTTCATCACTTTTCAAAACGCAATAACAATAGCAATGATTGCTGCCTCTATCGTGATGATCCTGCAATCGTACTACCTGATCAATGCACCGCTTGGATACAATACGAAAAATATCCTGGAAGTTAGTAATAACTTTGCAAATAAATCAGACTACAATGCCGCCATTGACGAGTTCTCCCGCCAATCCTACATTAAGCACGTCGGGCTGACAGCAGGCATGCCTATGAGCGGAAGCAATAATATGTCGTCGGATTACGAAGGTAAGTTTCTGGGTTTCCAGCAATTTATCATGGATAGTACAGCATTCAACATGCTGGGATATGAAATTATCGTTGAGAATCATTTAGCAGAAAACAGTTGGTATATTACAGAAAAGGGCATGAAGGATATGGATCTGCCGCAGGATGCACCTAATTTCAGCTGGGATAAGAATGCAACGCCAATAGCCGGTGTTGTCCGCAATTTCCAACAGGGCAACATTACGGATAATACTCGTCCGGCCATGCTTCGTATCGATAAGCGGAGTGATTTTTTCCCCTGGAGTATCCTTCTTGAGGTAGAAGGTAATCCCTACACAGCTTACCAGAAAATACGTGAGATCCATAAGGACATTTCCGGCGGATTGGATTTCGATGGCAGCTTTCTGGATGAACAGGTGCAAAAATCATTTGAAGCCGAGGTACGTACCACCAAGATCGTATCTATTTTTGCCGGGATAGCGATCCTGATATCTATGTTGGGCTTGCTGGCTATGTCGACTTATTTTATCCGGCAACGTTCGCAGGAGGTAGCTATCCGTAAAGTGTTCGGTTCGGATAATCAAGGTATTTTATATCGCCTGGTCAGTTCGTTCTTGATTTATGTCGGTATCGCATTTATAATTGCAACACCGGTTATCTGGTACTTTATGAATCAGTGGCTATCTGGCTATTCATACCGGATCTCCTTGAATCCGCTAATCTTTATCGCTTCCGGTATTTTCTGTTTGTTGATATCGTTTGTAACTGTCTTTTTCCAAAGTTACAAGGCTGCTAATACCAATCCGGTTACTAGTATAGCTAATAAATAA
- a CDS encoding ABC transporter ATP-binding protein has product MIKIEGLSKHFRTEEVETIALNNISMEVKDGEFVAIMGPSGCGKSTLLNILGLLDNPTSGDYYLIDKEVGHLKEKERTQVRKGNIGFVFQSFNLIDELNVYENVELPLTYLKVKASERKQMVNDILKRMNISHRAAHFPQQLSGGQQQRVAIARAVVSNPKIILADEPTGNLDSKNGAEVMQLLTELNKEGTTIIMVTHSKHDASFAHRIVNLFDGSIVSSVSEFI; this is encoded by the coding sequence ATGATTAAAATTGAAGGATTAAGTAAGCATTTCCGTACTGAAGAGGTAGAAACAATTGCATTGAATAATATATCGATGGAGGTAAAGGATGGTGAATTCGTTGCTATTATGGGACCTTCCGGTTGCGGTAAATCTACTTTACTGAATATTTTGGGGTTGCTGGATAACCCGACTTCAGGAGATTATTACCTGATCGATAAGGAAGTAGGGCACCTGAAAGAAAAAGAACGTACACAGGTTCGCAAAGGTAATATCGGTTTCGTATTCCAGAGCTTTAACCTGATCGATGAACTAAATGTATATGAAAATGTAGAGCTGCCTTTGACGTATCTGAAAGTGAAAGCATCCGAACGTAAACAGATGGTGAACGATATCCTGAAACGTATGAACATCAGCCATCGTGCCGCCCACTTTCCCCAGCAGCTCTCCGGAGGTCAGCAACAGCGTGTGGCGATAGCCCGTGCCGTAGTTTCCAATCCGAAGATCATCCTTGCCGATGAGCCGACAGGTAACCTGGATTCAAAGAACGGTGCTGAAGTAATGCAGTTGTTGACAGAACTGAATAAAGAGGGAACGACCATTATTATGGTAACTCACTCCAAACACGATGCCAGCTTCGCCCATCGCATTGTCAACCTGTTCGACGGTAGCATCGTATCTTCAGTAAGTGAATTTATTTAA
- a CDS encoding DUF5024 domain-containing protein gives MKAKKIILLCVIFLAGCMTEGLKAQETLNALMKKCENMDTIDMNVIYNKNRETKKTEKIIKTVTFSNDQKLLDEFVAAFEKDKNAAYKIIDDKKSGKLLPSFYRFGSGKTDISYSLSVSKSGKVTVSKIERFDYDPKKGGNFDFDFDLGSSINYEFDTDMKSVSITPSN, from the coding sequence ATGAAAGCAAAGAAAATTATTTTATTGTGTGTAATCTTTTTAGCAGGATGTATGACGGAAGGTTTGAAGGCACAGGAAACCCTGAATGCTCTTATGAAAAAGTGCGAGAACATGGATACGATCGATATGAACGTGATCTATAACAAGAACCGGGAGACGAAAAAGACGGAGAAGATCATCAAAACGGTTACTTTCTCAAACGATCAGAAATTGTTGGATGAGTTTGTGGCAGCCTTTGAAAAGGACAAAAATGCTGCATATAAAATCATCGATGACAAGAAGAGTGGGAAACTGTTGCCTTCATTCTACCGCTTCGGAAGCGGAAAAACGGATATTTCTTATTCGTTATCTGTTTCGAAATCCGGTAAGGTGACAGTCAGTAAGATCGAACGTTTTGACTATGACCCTAAAAAGGGTGGGAATTTTGATTTCGACTTTGATTTAGGCTCAAGCATTAATTACGAGTTTGATACAGACATGAAATCGGTGTCCATAACACCAAGTAATTAA
- a CDS encoding RNA polymerase sigma factor: protein MEQEQFKIEVVPLRKKLTCCAYRLLDDPEDVEDVIQEVFLKLWYIREELDRYNSVEALAMQTTKHLCLNRLKSFQLRQKETLNESEFISDGVTPYTELEQKDNVSQVMRIIDRLPGLQQIILRMKHVDGCEVEEIAALTGSTPDAVRMNLSRARRRVKELFFKM from the coding sequence ATGGAACAAGAACAGTTTAAAATAGAAGTGGTACCGTTACGGAAGAAGCTGACCTGCTGTGCCTATCGTCTGTTGGATGATCCGGAAGATGTGGAAGACGTCATACAGGAAGTTTTCCTGAAGCTCTGGTATATCCGTGAAGAGTTGGATCGCTATAACAGCGTTGAGGCCCTGGCCATGCAGACAACAAAGCATTTGTGTCTGAACCGCTTGAAGTCATTTCAACTCCGGCAGAAAGAGACACTGAACGAGTCGGAATTTATCAGCGACGGAGTAACTCCTTATACTGAGCTGGAACAAAAAGACAACGTGAGCCAGGTGATGCGTATTATCGACCGGCTACCCGGGCTTCAGCAGATAATTCTCCGTATGAAACATGTAGACGGATGCGAAGTAGAAGAAATAGCCGCCCTCACCGGGAGCACGCCTGATGCGGTACGAATGAACCTTTCACGTGCCAGAAGACGAGTTAAAGAATTATTTTTTAAGATGTGA